The genomic interval ATGGCTTCAACCTACGTATAACCTGGAGACACATTTATCTCCACTCATTGGAGATTACtgtgtgagaaagagagatggtATGGATAACTTATGGATTATGAAGCCTTGGAATATGGCAAGAACAATTGACACTACTGTTGCTGGTGATTTATCTGCTATCATTAGACTCATGGAGACAGGtcccaaaatatgccaaaaataTATCGAATGCCCTGCACTTTTCCAAGGAAGGAAGTTTGATCTGCGGTATATTGTTTTCGTCCGCAGTATATGCCCTTTAGAGATATTTCTTTCTGATGTGTTTTGGGTATGACCTTTAATTCAAATGATACTTTTGATCGATCTCATTGTTCACTGTGATACTTACTAATTATTTTGTGACTCTGGTGCATATAACTTATTATTCGCAGGTTAGGTTAGCAAACAATCAGTACACTCTGGAGAAAACAAGCTTTTTTGAATATGAAACCCATTTCACCGTGATGGTATGTTCAAATTTGATTGTAACTATACATATTATTTGTGGGACCATGAATGTTAGTTGCTGTCAGGAGTGTATAAGTAGTGTGTGTTCAGATGTTCTTTCCTGTTCTTTAAGTGATTTTATGTTCTGGCTTTATGCTTATGTTatgtttatagtttttttttctaagaatgAAAATGTGCTTTAGATGCCTAACTATATTTCCCTTCCAGAATTATATTGGAAGGGATGTTGGCATCAAATATCATGTGAAAGTCTAGATTCtagaaatatgatatattttttttctcagaattaaAATGTGATTAGGATGCTTAACTATATTTCCCTTCCAGAATTATATTGGAAGGATGAACCATATGAACACACCAGAGTTTGTCAAGGAGTTTGAGAAGGAGCACCAAGGTCAGCTTGCATTTTTCTCTTTATATTATGCGTGTCTAGTTACTGACTTCTgactaaaattttagttaaaTGGCTGGAGATCCATGGACGCATACGGGATATGATACGATGTGTCTTTGAGTCAGCCACAGCTGTTCATCCTGAGATGCAGAACCCGTTCTCTAGGGCTATCTATGGGGTTGATGTCATGCTTGATAATAAATTCAATCCGAAGATTTTGGAGGTATGCCTTACCTACTTTCCTATCCTGCAACCGCTGAAATTTCGTTGCCTCCCCCTATTGTTGACATGACATGCTGAAACCTGCATATCTACACAACAATTGTAGTGCCGCGGCACATGGTTAAAGTTATATAGTACTGAACGTGTGAAAGCCATTGCCCATATGCTTCACTGAACTAATGAAAGCCCTTGCGCATTCTCATTTTATGCCCAGCTCAGAATTAATTTCAGAAGATATGCCAGTATGTTGATTTAGATATTCTTGTTGTAGCCTCACATACATAGTATGTCAGGCAAGATGTGGTACAAAAGTCAGGAAGTAACACTCAGTTAATCTCTGTTTGCCACCCAAGCATAAGCTTCCAATTGAAATTTGACTATTACATTTGGAATTTTATAGATGTTCAGCTATTGTATTATATAAGCATTAAAACCTTCTTCCTAGTAATTCCTCTCACTGTTccgaaaatttataaaatgaaaTGCAGGTGACATATTGTCCGGACTGCACGAGGGCATGCAAATATGACACTCAAGCTCTCGTGGGAAGCCAGGGTGTCATCAGGGGCACTGAATTTTTCAATACAGTGTTTGGCTGCCTCTTTCTGGACGAGCTTAAAGATGTATCGCCGCTGTAATCACCACAACAAGGTTGCTGTAACACCGAAGTTCAACACAATACACGCACATGTGAGTTGTGATCCTGTCGTTTTATATGCCATACATATCAAATTTGCTCAGTACAATTACAAAGGGGGTGTGATGCTGCCTCCTGCCTGTACCATGCTTCGGATCAGATTGAAATGAGCTTGACGAATCCTCCTCCTGCTGTTCAAGGTTTTGGTTGGTCAAAAGCCAGAAAGCACGTACCTCATGCTCCAAGGCAAGCTAGCCCTTACCTTTCCGCTACTCATACCCACAGTAACTTGAAAGCATCATCACATGGCAACAACATTCTAGACATATATACACAGGTAGTAGCAGCTACTGATATCTCGACCTAATCATCTAGAGAGTAGAGGCATATACTCCTTTCCCGCCTAAACTGGAGCCAACCTGATCGAGACGCAGCCATGCGAGCAGCCGTCGCCCATCGAATCCTCCTCTCGCTCGCCCTCTTCGCCGTCCTCTGCAGATGCGATCCCGACCTCCTCTTCGACTACTGCGTcgccgacacggcggcggcgaccgcggccgGGGCGTTCCACCTGAACGGCCTCGCTTGCATCGACCCGGCGCTGGCACGCGCCGACCACTTCGCCACGTCCGCGCTCTCCCGCGCCACCAACCCGGCCGCCACGCTCTACGGCTTCAACGCGACGCTGACGAGCCCGGCCGCGTCGCTGCCCGGCGCCAACGCGCAGGGCCTCGCCATGGCGCGCATCGACCTCGCGCCGGGCGGCATGGCGCCGCCGCACTCCCACCCGCGCGCGTCGGAGGCGGCGCTCGTCCTCAGCGGGAGCGTCCTGGTCGGGTTCGCCGACACGTCGTACCGGCTGTACACCCAGCTGctgcgcgccggcgaggcgttCGTGTTCCCGAGGGCCATGGTGCACTTCCTGTACAACATggacacggcggcgccggccgtcgTGCTGTCCGGGCTCAACAGCCAGAGCCCCGGCGCGCAGCTCGTGCCCTTCTCGGCGTTCCGGACGGAGCCGCGGCTGCCGGACGAGGTCCTCAAGAAGGCGTTCAAGATCACCGGCCAGGACGTGCAGAGGATCCAAAAACACCTCGGTGGACTATGATCGATTCGAGATTCTACCCATCAGATTTTAGGCACAAACATATGATATGAGTTGGATCCAATATTGAAACCACTGGAGGATATTCTTTGATGCTGAATTTGTTAACATATGCTGAAAGTTTTGTCAACGTGATTCATGATTGTATAATATGTGAAGTGCAATATCTAAATTTGTACTCTGCGTTCGTTTATGCAGGTTGGGAGCCTATCCCTTTAGCacagaaaacaaaacaacttattatcgcataattaattaagtattagggATTTAAAAACGTTCAACTAAATATTCGaagctttcaactcaaatttggaaattttcatctcaaaattaaaATCATTCAACTTGAAttataaaaactttcaaacttagagtttaaaacttttaattaaaatttttaaaacttttgactCAAAATATAGGAATCCTCTCTAGCCTGAACCTACCATTAGTTGTGACCTTACCGATCCATGGGGATTTCCTCCGCTTCCTATCATCCCCCAACCTTGCAGCTTCCGTCCTCCGCCGTCGGCGCCTCCCGACGCTGCGGCTCTCCCGACTGGGTCATGCTGGATGAAACAGCGTACATCTccgaccgccggaacaaatCCACCGCTGAGTCCCAGACGAGCGAGGGCCAGATCTTCCAGGTGTCCTTCTGGCTCGTCGATCCGCCGGGTCTTTCCTACTTCACTGTCCATTGCCCGGGACTGGAGGAGGACGGCCTCGACTGTGAGCCCTCCGTTCTCGCCGCGGAAGGATCCCTCGTTCTCTTCCGCGTCAAATTGTCCCCCCGTCCCATGAGTGAGCCCATGCGATTACTTCGTCTACAGGGCTGCCCCCTGGAGTCCATGGCTCGACCTGCTTCCTGACCCCAATGTCATGTCCTTCAACTCCGAGAAATTTGGCCTCTTCCCTTGTCGCAGCGGTGTCAGTGAGCACTATAATGTGGCCTTCCTCAATATTGAATGGGTGCCCTCTGATGTAGCTTGCCAGTTTGAGCTATACATCTTCTCATCCAAGAACAGAAAGTGGGACGTTAAACCAGTCTTGCAGGACTTGTCCCGTTCTGAGAATCACAAGGTAGCCCTCGAGCATGAGATCGACAAGCTGATCAATATAGGACACGATTCGTTGGGCTTGGTTGATCTCTGGCATGGTATTATTCTGCTCGAAAAGATGTTCGACGACTACCCAGTTGTGAGATATATGACATTCCCTAAGCCAGTGGTGTACACCACGGATGCCTATGGTGAAACTGTATGCGGCGAAACAGCCCCAGAGTGTGTACGGGATGTTGCCTGCTGCAAtggtttgatcaagtttgtggACGTAGAATACTGCTACACTGACGAGACCAATGGTAATGGTTGGAAAGCCACAACATGGAATAGGTTGCCTTCTTGGAAATATTGGCGCAAGCCTTTCACAGTTGACAAAACTGACATCTTGGTTGATCCCAGTTATGCCGCTGTTTTGCCTGAGCTGTGGGACAATAATACCAAAAAGATGGAACTGAAGAGACTGATTTGTTCTATCCCCACGCTGAGTATGCTTGATGATGACTTTCTTTACATGATAACCAAGATGAACGAAGAAGACAAAAATGCCTGGATCATCTCTGTTGACATGAAACATAACACACTGCAAGATGTGGCCCCAATTTCTGCTGCAAGGTTCTCCATTCTCAGTTCAATTTGCCATCCCTGTGCAATCTCTAAGTACCTCAAGATTAGCTGGATAAGTGCTATTGCTGTTGGTGATGCAAATGGGTATATCTATGAAGGGCAGTATGTGTGTATTACTTTATTTGCTTAGCTGATAATCAAGTGATGTCTAACTGTTTACTGTTGCCGAAACCATTATTATGCACTCTTTAGTAACTTCTGCCTTTAAATGCACAAGATTCATTAATCAAGTCTTTCTTGCCCTGAACTCAATACATTTATCATCTGTATGTGTATTGCTGTGGCATTCCAACCTGATCTTGgttgttactgcataaacattATTAAGTGAAAATAACAGATAATTAATAAGATCCAGTTAAAAATGGGCGTAGATGTATGCACTAGTACTATATAAAGGAGAactaagggcaagtactatgaGCATCCAAGCATAAGCCCCAAGATGCCACATAGGACTAaatagtgaggtggaggagagaagaaagatgagagagaaatagtcaCCTCTCATGCAAGAGGCAGTCCCTACACAAATTTCAATAAACATGTGAGAGTGTTAGATATATTGGGGATTGTGTGATAGAGGTAACCTATTATGCATATCacctcttaatttaattatgtaTGTCATACATAAAATTGGATGTGGTAGTCATctctactataaaacttgcctTAAGGTTCAGCCTCTATGAGTTTCACCACCTGCCTAAATAACTATGTCATTAATTGTGGCATTAGTTAGGATTGCATGGAATGATCTTTGAGGTGATAACATTTGTCAAAACTTATTTGCTGGAGCATCAGGGGTAAATATCTGTCAATTGGAAACTAGGCAAGACAAAGTTGTGTTGCTTTTGTAAACTGAAAAGAAAGGAGTTGCAAATATGATACTCAAGCGCTCGTGGGAAGCCAGGTGTCATCAAGGGCAGTGAATTTTTCAACGTTGTGTTCGGCTGCCTCTTTCTGGACGAGCTTAAAGATGTATCGCAGCTGTAATCACATCAGTGACACACATCAAATTTGCTCAGTACAAAGGGGGCGTGATGCTGCCTCCTACCTGTACCATTGCTTTGGATCAAATTGAAATGAGCTTGACGAATCCTCCTCCTGCTGATCAAGCCACGCAGGGCTTGGGTTTTGGTTTGGTCAAAAGCCAGAAAGCACGTACCTCATGCTCCAATTATGATGTGAACTTAATAGGCCTATCAATTGAACAAACCGGGGCTCGCGTCGATCACGTTGCGGCCCATTAAATTTTCGGCCTTTCTTCATTTCTTGCACGTTCAGGGCCAGTAAGTCCGTTGAACAGAAtacagaactttttttttttttttttgcaaaatttgctacaggacaccaaAAGATTGTAGTTCTTTTACTGTGAGACATCCgaagatcgtgtatttgctTGTGAACACttaaaaaagtggtaattagctgctagacactcctcccattattttattatttcggTCAAAATGAAGAGAGAAATAGTTGTGTAAGTACCAAAATGCCCTTGTACAGTGTTCTTCCTCtcacttcttttcttttccccttcttcttgttctttgcAGTGGAGCagagggcgacggcggacgGCTGGGCCatggcggggtggcggcggcggcggcggcgcatcgccGGGACGGCTTGGCCacagcggggcggcggcggcggcgcatcgctGGGACGGCTCGGccacggcggggcggcggcggcgctcgacgaCCACAGTCGGAAGGCTCTCCACGACGGCCTTCCCCGCCACGCGCACGCCGGCTCGTGCTCCGCGGCGAGCTGCCCGAACAGCACGTCGTCGGCGTCATCGAGGAAGAACGTGTCGATTCCACCGTCGTAGTCGGCGTCGCACCGCCGCACGCTGCTCCACCTCGAGCAGCAGGTCGTCACCCACGGCGACGCCCTCCGCGTCGgcgcggtgcgcggcggcggcggcgggctcgactTCTTCGCGTCGTGCTcccacgccgcccgcctcgtcgACCTCGTCACCTCGCCGTGGCCCGCCCGCGTCGTCGCGTCcaagcacgccgccgcctcgtcgtcctcgctaGCACACCTTCGCCGTGGAGCTCTGCCCGGTGTGCCGcgacagagaaagagaggaagagatgaaCAGAGAGAAAGAA from Oryza glaberrima chromosome 3, OglaRS2, whole genome shotgun sequence carries:
- the LOC127767750 gene encoding germin-like protein 3-1, producing MRAAVAHRILLSLALFAVLCRCDPDLLFDYCVADTAAATAAGAFHLNGLACIDPALARADHFATSALSRATNPAATLYGFNATLTSPAASLPGANAQGLAMARIDLAPGGMAPPHSHPRASEAALVLSGSVLVGFADTSYRLYTQLLRAGEAFVFPRAMVHFLYNMDTAAPAVVLSGLNSQSPGAQLVPFSAFRTEPRLPDEVLKKAFKITGQDVQRIQKHLGGL
- the LOC127768934 gene encoding uncharacterized protein LOC127768934; the protein is MGISSASYHPPTLQLPSSAVGASRRCGSPDWVMLDETAYISDRRNKSTAESQTSEGQIFQVSFWLVDPPGLSYFTVHCPGLEEDGLDLSPCDYFVYRAAPWSPWLDLLPDPNVMSFNSEKFGLFPCRSGVSEHYNVAFLNIEWVPSDVACQFELYIFSSKNRKWDVKPVLQDLSRSENHKVALEHEIDKLINIGHDSLGLVDLWHGIILLEKMFDDYPVVRYMTFPKPVVYTTDAYGETVCGETAPECVRDVACCNGLIKFVDVEYCYTDETNGNGWKATTWNRLPSWKYWRKPFTVDKTDILVDPSYAAVLPELWDNNTKKMELKRLICSIPTLSMLDDDFLYMITKMNEEDKNAWIISVDMKHNTLQDVAPISAARFSILSSICHPCAISKYLKISWISAIAVGDANGYIYEGQYVLEQRATADGWAMAGWRRRRRRIAGTAWPQRGGGGGASLGRLGHGGAAAALDDHSRKALHDGLPRHAHAGSCSAASCPNSTSSASSRKNVSIPPS